One genomic window of Moorella glycerini includes the following:
- a CDS encoding Gfo/Idh/MocA family protein — protein MKIGILSFAHMHAYSYAGALTRLPGVEFAGLADDDAGRGRAAAGQFGTRYFPTVDALLETDIDGVIICSANADHARLALAAAAHGKHILCEKPIATTVEDAARMIAACRENNVQLGIAFPCRFHPAARRLRQEIQAGKLGRVVAIRATNHGSLPPGWFLDREKAGGGAIMDHTVHVVDLIRWFLGQEVTRVYAEAGTLLYDIAVDDCGLLSLELSGGAFATLDTSWSRPPGFPTWGDVTMEIIGTGGTAYLDLFAQNLAVYGPGELTTRYENWGSDADYLLVREFVASIAGNRQFPVSGEDGLKALEVALAAYRAAETHAPVAVGN, from the coding sequence ATGAAGATAGGGATCTTAAGTTTCGCCCATATGCACGCCTACAGCTACGCCGGCGCCCTTACCCGCTTGCCCGGGGTGGAGTTTGCTGGCCTGGCGGACGACGACGCCGGCCGGGGCCGCGCTGCCGCCGGGCAGTTTGGCACCCGTTACTTCCCTACGGTTGACGCCCTCCTGGAAACAGATATCGACGGGGTTATCATCTGCTCCGCCAATGCCGATCACGCCCGCCTGGCCCTGGCCGCAGCAGCCCATGGCAAGCATATCCTATGCGAAAAACCCATTGCCACCACCGTCGAAGATGCCGCCCGCATGATCGCTGCCTGCCGGGAAAACAACGTCCAGCTGGGCATTGCCTTTCCCTGCCGCTTTCACCCGGCGGCGCGCCGGCTGCGCCAGGAAATCCAGGCCGGCAAGCTGGGCCGTGTGGTAGCCATTCGCGCTACCAATCACGGCTCGCTGCCGCCCGGCTGGTTTTTAGACCGGGAAAAGGCCGGCGGCGGCGCTATCATGGACCACACCGTCCACGTCGTCGACCTCATCCGTTGGTTTTTAGGGCAGGAAGTGACCCGCGTCTATGCCGAGGCCGGGACCCTGCTTTACGATATCGCCGTTGATGACTGCGGCCTGCTCTCCCTGGAACTGAGCGGCGGCGCCTTCGCCACCCTGGATACCAGCTGGTCACGGCCACCGGGCTTCCCCACCTGGGGCGACGTGACCATGGAAATCATCGGTACCGGCGGTACCGCTTACCTGGACCTGTTCGCCCAGAACCTGGCGGTCTACGGGCCGGGCGAGTTGACCACCCGTTACGAAAACTGGGGCAGCGACGCCGATTACCTCCTGGTGCGGGAATTTGTGGCTAGCATTGCCGGCAACCGCCAGTTCCCGGTTTCTGGCGAGGACGGTCTGAAAGCCCTGGAGGTGGCCCTGGCTGCCTACCGCGCCGCGGAAACCCATGCGCCGGTAGCGGTGGGAAACTAA
- a CDS encoding Gfo/Idh/MocA family protein, with product MTLRIGLIGCGAAGQAHAAAYRDLEGVELRAVADADAAAAARLAAAAGGAALSLEELLDTDLDIIDIATPTPTHAALVQEAARRGRDILCETPLARTMDQAQAAVTACREAGVRLIPLHLNAFMPPLRRAAAILTGGSLGRAGVIRITRRRPGVPASTGDWRRSLKESGGVILDLLAQDIAFLIGCCGRVQRVYAASTAYREILAGEYALVSLRMQNGVIAHLDGNWLPGDQGGDELEIAASNGLIAYSEENTAPLRFTTAGGDPGRRVLVSPVDEDMYAAGLREALRSLAGEPTSLAGTEVALHTLEVALAALESAATGQVFTLA from the coding sequence GTGACCCTACGTATAGGCCTTATCGGCTGCGGGGCCGCCGGCCAGGCCCACGCCGCCGCCTACCGGGACCTCGAGGGAGTAGAACTCCGGGCCGTGGCCGATGCGGACGCTGCTGCCGCCGCCCGCCTGGCGGCTGCAGCCGGCGGCGCAGCCCTGTCCCTGGAAGAACTCCTTGACACTGATCTAGACATAATCGATATCGCCACCCCGACCCCTACCCATGCTGCCCTGGTGCAGGAGGCTGCCCGCCGGGGCAGGGATATACTTTGCGAAACGCCCCTGGCCCGCACCATGGACCAGGCGCAGGCGGCCGTGACCGCCTGCCGGGAGGCGGGAGTCCGCCTCATCCCCTTACACCTCAACGCCTTTATGCCTCCCCTGCGCCGCGCCGCGGCCATCCTGACCGGCGGTAGCCTCGGCCGGGCCGGGGTAATACGGATCACCAGGCGCCGGCCCGGCGTACCAGCCAGCACCGGCGACTGGCGCCGCAGCTTGAAGGAGAGTGGTGGCGTCATCCTGGACCTCCTCGCCCAGGACATCGCCTTCCTGATCGGCTGCTGCGGCCGGGTGCAGCGGGTTTACGCCGCCTCCACCGCCTACCGGGAGATCCTGGCCGGGGAATACGCCCTGGTTTCACTACGAATGCAAAACGGGGTTATTGCCCACCTGGACGGGAACTGGCTGCCCGGCGACCAGGGCGGTGACGAACTGGAGATCGCCGCCAGTAACGGCCTGATAGCTTATTCCGAAGAAAACACAGCACCCCTGAGGTTCACCACCGCTGGCGGCGACCCGGGGCGCCGCGTCCTGGTAAGCCCGGTGGACGAGGACATGTACGCTGCCGGCTTGAGGGAAGCCCTGCGTTCCCTGGCGGGCGAACCCACCTCCCTGGCCGGCACGGAGGTTGCCCTCCACACCCTGGAAGTCGCCCTGGCAGCCCTGGAGTCGGCAGCCACCGGCCAGGTTTTTACTTTAGCGTAG